The genomic region CTTTATGTGCCACATTAAATGCTCAATTTATCGCCAAAGCACCAGATTGGCTATATATACCTTCAGTTAAAGAAATATTGCCAGGACGCAAAAGCTATACACCCCATTTAGAAGGGGATATACCAGCTGTGGTTATGGAATTTTTGTCAGATAAAGAGGGCGGAGAATACTCATTTAAACGTACCTATCCGCCGGGAAAATGGTTTTTTTATGAACAGATATTACAAGTTCCTATTTATATAATTTTTGATCCAGATGGAGGGTTAATAGAATATTATCAACTGGAAAATGAACGTTACGAACTAAAGCAACCAGACGAAAATGGTCGTCATTGGATTAAGTCAATGGGACTATTTTTAGGAACTTGGCAAGGTACAAAAGAAGGCCGTACTGGCTATTGGTTGCGATGGTGGGATAAAACAGGTAATTTGTTACCTTGGTCCTTAGAACTGATTGAACAGGAACGTCAACGAGCAGAGCAGGAACGTCAACGAGCAGAACAGGAACGTCAACGAGCAGAACAGGAACGTCAACGAGCAGAGCAGGAACATCAACGAGCAGAACAGGAACATCAACGAGCAGAACAGGAACGTCAGGAAAAAGAAAGGTTAATAGCTTATTTGCGATCGCAAGGAGTTGATCCTAATAATTTACCTAATCATGCTGGGTAAATTAGCTCTTATTCAGCATATCTCTCATCCCTTGACGATCAACCTAACCCACCAGATTAGCGTACTGCTACGCAGTGACTTCGGTATTGCACTTAAACCTACAGCTTCAATAAATAGATGATAGAATAGAAATAAATCGAGCAAAGGTAACTTTTATGGCAACCCTACTCAGTGAAAGTAAATCACAGACGGGACTAGTTATCTCATGGGAAGCGTTACCCGATGATTTTCAACTAGAGGATGAACCAGTGGACAATACAGGACAACCACTTTTAGCAGGTGCTTTGTGTGAAAGTTTAGAAATCAGTGGTTTTATTGAACCACAGATGTTAATAGCTGTTAATTTTGCTTTATGTGCCACATTAAATGCTCAATTTATCGCCAAAGCACCAGATTGGCTATATATACCTTCAGTTAAAGAAATATTGCCAGGACGCAAAAGCTATACACCCCATTTAGAAGGGGATATACCAGCTGTGGTTATGGAATTTTTGTCAGATAAAGAGGGCGGAGAATACTCATTTAAACGTACCTATCCGCCGGGAAAATGGTTTTTTTATGAACAGATATTACAAGTTCCTATTTATATAATTTTTGATCCAGATGGAGGATTAATAGAATATTATCAACTGGAAAATGAACGTTACGAACTAAAGCAACCAGACGAAAATGGTCGTCATTGGATTAAGTCAATGGGACTATTTTTAGGAACTTGGCAAGGTACAAAAGAAGGCCGTACTGGCTATTGGTTGCGATGGTGGGATAAAACAGGTAATTTGTTACCTTGGTCCTTAGAACTGATTGAACAGGAACGTCAACGAGCAGAACAGGAACGTCAACGAGCAGAACAGGAACATCAACGAGCAGAACAGGAACGTCAACGAGCAGAGCAGGAACGTCAACGAGCAGAACAGGAACGTCAGGAAAAAGAAAGGTTAATAGCTTATTTGCGATCGCAAGGAGTTGATCCTAATAATTTACCTAATCATGCTGGGTAAATTAGCTCTTATTCAGCATATCTCTCATCCCTTGACGATCAACCTAACCCACCAGATTAGCGTACTGCTACGCAGTGACTTCGGTATTGCACTTAAACCTACAGCTTCAATAAATAGATGATAGAATAGAAATAAATCGAGCAAAGGTAACTTTTATGGCAACCCTACTCAGTGAAAGTAAATCACAGACGGGACTAGTTATCTCATGGGAAGCGTTACCCGATGATTTTCAACTAGAGGATGAACCAGTGGACAATACAGGACAACCACTTTTAGCAGGTGCTTTGTGTGAAAGTTTAGAAATCAGTGGTTTTATTGAACCACAGATGTTAATAGCTGTTAATTTTGCTTTATGTGCCACATTAAATGCTCAATTTATCGCCAAAGCACCAGATTGGCTATATATACCTTCAGTTAAAGAAATATTGCCAGGACGCAAAAGCTATACACCCCATTTAGAAGGGGATATACCAGCTGTGGTTATGGAATTTTTGTCAGATAAAGAGGGCGGAGAATATTCATTTAAACGTACCTATCCGCCGGGAAAATGGTTTTTTTATGAACAGATATTACAAGTTCCTATTTATATAATCTTTGATCCAGATGGAGGATTAATAGAATATTATCAACTGGAAAATGAACGTTACGAACTAAAGCAACCAGACGAAAATGGTCGTCATTGGATTAAGTCAATGGGACTATTTTTAGGAACTTGGCAAGGTACAAAAGAAGGCCGTACTGGCTATTGGTTGCGATGGTGGGATAAAACAGGTAATTTGTTACCTTGGTCCTTAGAACTGATTGAACAGGAACGTCAACGAGCAGAACAGGAACGTCAACGAGCAGAACAGGAACATCAACGAGCAGAGCAGGAACGTCAACGAGCAGAACAAGAACATCAACGAGCAGAACAGGAACGTCAACGAGCAGAACAAGAACATCAACGAGCAGAACAGGAACATCAGGAAAAAGAAAGGTTAATAGCTTATTTGCGATCGCAGGGAGTTGATCCTAATAATTTACCTAATCATGCTGGGTAAATTAGCTATGTAAATGTAGGTTAGGTTTCATACTTCAACTGACCCACTTAAATAGATGATAGAATAGAAATAAATCGAGCAAAGGTAACTTTTATGGCAACCCTACTCAGTGAAAGTAAATCACAGACGGGACTGGTTATCTCATGGGAAGCGTTACCCGATGATTTTCAACTAGAGGATGAACCAGTGGACAATACAGGACAACCACTTTTAGCAGGTGCTTTATGTGAAAGTTTAGAAATCAGTGGTTTTATTGAACCACAGATGTTAATAGCTGTTAATTTTGCTTTATGTGCCACATTAAATGCTCAATTTATTGCCAAAGCACCAGATTGGCTATATATACCTTCAGTTAAAGAAATATTGCCAGGACGCAAAAGCTATACACCCCATTTAGAAGGGGATATACCAGCTGTGGTTATGGAATTTTTGTCAGATAAAGAGGGCGGAGAATACTCATTTAAACGTACCTATCCGCCGGGAAAATGGTTTTTTTATGAACAGATATTACAAGTTCCTATTTATATAATTTTTGATCCAGATGGAGGATTAATAGAATATTATCAACTGGAAAATGAACGTTACGAACTAAAGCAACCAGACGAAAATGGTCGTCATTGGATTAAGTCAATGGGACTATTTTTAGGAACTTGGCAAGGTACAAAAGAAGGCCGTACTGGCTATTGGTTGCGATGGTGGGATAAAACAGGTAATTTGTTACCTTGGTCCTTAGAACTGATTGAACAGGAACGTCAACGAGCAGAGCAGGAACGTCAACGAGCAGAACAGGAACGTCAACGAGCAGAGCAGGAACATCAACGAGCAGAGCAGGAACGTCAGGAAAAAGAAAGGTTAATAGCTTATTTGCGATCGCAAGGAATTGATCCTCATAATTTACCTAATCATGCTGGGTAAATTAGCTATGTAAATGTAGCTCCTGTAGCATTGACTGCTCCCGCAATCAACGGTTAATAATTTAATAACCAATACTGGTAAATGAAAAGCTCCTCACCTGGTGCGGGGCTTTTTTTATGGCGTATTATTTGAGTAATGCCATGAGTTGAGGGTGTTGGGTGCTGGATCCCTTATGAGTTCACCTATAGAGATTCTAGAATAAAATCGGTAAGGTTATTTTTTAAAAACTCCTTCTCACCATGCCCAAACACTTTAACACTGCTGGACCATGTAAAGCTAATATCCACTATATGCTCTCCCCCACTGCTCGCCTACCGGATTTGAAAGCGCTAATTGATGGAGAAAATTACTTTATCATTCATGCACCGCGACAAGTAGGCAAAACCACGGCTATGATAGCTCTAGCTCAAGAATTGACTGATAGTGGGGAATACACCGCCATCATGCTCTCTGTGGAAGTAGGAGCAGGGTTTTCCCATAATCCCCAGCAAGCGGAGCAGGTTATTTTGGAAGAATGGAAACAGGCGATCAAATTTTACTTACCCAAAGAACTGCAACCATCCTATTGGCCAGAGCGTGGAGCAGACTCAGGAATAGGCAAAACTTTAAGTGAGTGGTCTGGCCAATCTCCAAGACCTCTTGTAATCTTTTTAGATGAAATAGATTCCCTAACAGATGAAGCTTTAATCTTTATTTTAAGACAATTACGTTCCGGTTTTCCCCGTCGTCCCCAGGGGTTTCCCCATTCGGTCGGATTAATTGGTATGCGGGATGTGCGGGACTATAAGGTTAAATCCGGTGGAAGTGAAAGACTTAATACCTCCAGTCCCTTCAATATCAAGGCTGAATCCTTAACTTTAAGTAATTTTACTTTATCAGAAGTGGAAGAACTTTACTTACAACATACGCAGGCTACGGGACAGGTGTTTACCACAGAAGGAATTCAACAGTCATTTTATTTAACCGATGGACAACCGTGGTTAGTCAACGCCCTAGCTCGTCAAGCTACCCAGGTTTTGGTGAAAGATCTAACCCAACCCATTACCGCTGAGGTGATTAACCAGGCTAAGGAAAATCTCATTCAGCGCCAGGATACCCATTTAGATAGTTTGGCAGAAAGATTACGGGAAGAGCGGGTCAAAACCATTATTGAACCAATTTTAGCAGGTGAAGATTTACCTGATGTACCCCAGGATGATATTCGTTATGTCCTGGATTTAGGACTGTGTCGAGACCGGGGACATGGCTTAGAAATTGCCAATCCAATTTATCAGGAAGTTCTACCTTTGGTGTTGAGTTACACAACCAGGGTTTCCATTGGAGTTATTGAACCTCGTTGGCTAAATGAACAGGGGGAACTATTACCCGATGAATTATTGGAAGCATTTCTGGAGTTTTGGCGACAACATGGGGAACCACTACTCAAAAGTGCGCCCTATCATGAGATTGCTCCCCATTTAGTGTTAATGGCATTTTTACATCGGGTGGTAAATGGTGGTGGTACGTTAGAACGGGAATATGCCATTGGTTCTGGAAGGATGGATATTTGTTTACGCTATGGCAAAGTGGTGATGGGCATAGAGTTAAAGGTGCGGAAAGAAAAGTTAGATCCGCTAACCCAGGGTTTGATTCAATTGGATAAATATCTGGATGGTTTAGGATTGGATACAGGTTGGTTAGTGATTTTCGATCGCCGTCCTGGATTACCACCCATGGGAGAGAGAATTAGTACGGAGGAAGCTATTAGTCCAGGGGGACGCACTATTACCGTTATTCGTAGTTAGGGCGATTGCGAAGCACTCCCTATGGGAGATCGCCATTGTTGTTTAAATCATTTATGTTGGGTTTCCTAGCGTCAACCCAACCTATAAACTTAAAAACTCGTCTATATACATATAAAATACTTACAGGAGGCGAAAACCCCCACCACATATAGGAAAATCCCTAATTGGCAAAATTATTAAAAATTTTGTAAAAACCCCTTTACAAAACTAAATATTTGTCTTAACATAAGTTCATAAGGTAGAAACACCTACCGGAACATACATAAATCTCTCGTAAAACCGCAATTATAAAACCATGACCACTGCCATTCAACAGCGCCAAAGCGCCAACGTATGGGATCGCTTCTGTGAGTTTATCACCAGCACCAACAACCGCCTTTACATTGGTTGGTTCGGGGTGTTAATGATCCCCACCCTTCTCGCAGCTACCACTTGCTTCATCATCGCTTTTATTGCTGCTCCCCCCGTAGACATCGACGGTATTCGCGAACCCGTAGCTGGTTCCTTGATGTATGGTAACAACATCATCTCCGGTGCTGTGGTTCCCTCCTCCAACGCCATTGGCTTGCACTTCTACCCCATTTGGGAAGCTGCATCCTTGGATGAATGGTTATACAACGGTGGTCCTTACCAACTAGTAATTTTCCACTTCTTGATTGGTGTAGCCTGCTACCTAGGTCGTGAATGGGAATTATCCTTCCGTTTAGGCATGCGTCCTTGGATTTGCGTAGCATTCTCCGCTCCCTTGGCAGCAGCTACCGCAGTATTCTTAATCTACCCCATCGGACAAGGTTCATTCTCTGATGGTATGCCCTTAGGTATCTCTGGAACCTTCAACTTCATGATTGTGTTCCAAGCAGAGCATAACATCCTCATGCACCCCTTCCACATGTTAGGAGTAGCAGGTGTATTTGGTGGTAGCTTGTTCAGCGCTATGCACGGTTCCTTGGTAACATCTTCCTTAGTAAGAGAAACAACTGAAACCGAGTCTCAGAACTATGGTTACAAGTTCGGACAAGAGGAAGAAACCTACAACATCGTAGCAGCACACGGTTACTTCGGTCGCTTGATATTCCAATATGCTTCATTCAACAACAGCCGTTCACTACACTTCTTCTTGGCAGCATGGCCAGTAGTGGGAATCTGGTTTACAGCACTGGGTGTAAGCACCATGGCATTCAACCTGAATGGATTCAACTTCAACCAATCCATCATTGATTCTCAAGGTCGTGTAATCGGTACATGGGCGGATGTAATTAACCGCGCTAACCTGGGTATGGAAGTAATGCACGAGCGTAACGCCCATAACTTCCCCTTAGACCTAGCTGCTGGTGAAGTAGCTCCTGTAGCGTTAACCGCCCCCGCAATCAACGGTTAATAATCAATACTGGTAAATGAAAAGCTCCTCACCTGGTGGGGGGCTTTTTTTATTGGTTTATTAGCCAATGTTGCTCTTTTGTGGGTAAGAAAAATCATGTATAATTTATCCCGATGATTTGGTTATAGATTTAAAACAATGAAAAGATTTCTCACCTTAGCCCTGATATTGACTTTATTTCTTGTTTCCTCTTTAAGCCTTAGCACTAGTGCTAGTTATGCTTATAGCCAGACTGATTTAGACAGACTTCAGGTCAAAATTTAGGAAAAATTGTATAGAATGTGATCTTACAGGTGCTAACCTCAGAAATGCTGACCTCGACAGTGCTAACCTTGACCGTGCTGACCTCACGGGTGCCGACCTCAGAAATGCTGCACTCAGAAACGCTGACCTCAGGCTTGCCAACCTCGACGATGCTGACCTTGAAGGTGCTGACCTCGAAGGTGCTAACCTCGAAGCTGCTCACCTCTGGCATGCTAGGCTTAGGTGTGCTGACCTCAAAGGTGCTAACCTCGTAGATGCTGACCTCGAAGGTGCTGACCTCGAAGGTGCTGACCTCGAAGGTGCTGACCTCGAAGCTGCTAACCTCACGGGTACTAACATCACGGGTGCTAACATCACATGCGATCGCACATTCTGATGATTTACGGTCAATTTACGCACCAAAGGGTCAACTCCCATTCCTGGGGGGTTGAGAACAATGGGGTATTGAGATCTCTGTCTTGGGTGTGTCCATATTCAAGACAAACTTAAACTAGTTCTTTTAGTCTTGACCTTCATAATTAAGGAATAGGTATATAAATGACGGAAAACGTTTTCCGTCATCTGACAATCCACTTATTCCAAGGGGATAGGAATGAAAGGGGCGATCGCATAATTCTCAAAGACCAAATCATTATTTTGTGGTCTGACTAAGTGGGTCGGTGGAATTAAATATAAGATGAACGTAGGTTGGGTTTCGTTACTCGACCCAACCTACAAAAGCTGGTTTCAATGAAGATCCCTTATGAGTTCGTCCATAGAACTTCTAGAATAAAATCGGTAAGGTTATTTTTTAAGGTTATTTTTTAAAAACTCCTTCTCACCATGCCCAAACACTTTAATACTGCTGGACCTTGCCAATCTGATATCCACTATATGCTCTCTTCCGCAGGGCGACTACCTCAATTGAAAGCATTAATTGATGGACGCAATTACTTTATCATTCACGCACCACGACAAGTGGGCAAAACCACTGCTATGATATCCTTAGCCCAACAATTAACTGATAGTGGGGAATATACAGCGTGAGTGGAATTAAACGCAAGATGAACGTAGGTTGGGTTGAGGAACGAAACCCAACGTCCCCATGGGCATCCTACAAATAATTGTGCCTCCCTACTTAAACCGAATTGGAGAAGCTTTGGGAATTAATTTCCAAAGCTGTGCAGTCGGTTTAAAACCTACTTGAGCTTTGATCTACGGAATTCATTCCCTGGCTCATCTATGGCTGAATAATAACATCAATTATTATCAATCCAAATAGATAAATTAACGATAAACAAATAGTAGAAAATGCGTTCCTGCTATGGGGACACCTACCAAAAGTTTTATATTGATAGTACCGGGAGAAAACAAAACATTGTGCAGCAAAAATATTAATCACTAATGCAGAAGAATAAAGATACAGCTCTGAAAAAGGGTAGATTAAAGTTATTAGATTAATCGTGCTAATACAAATTAGGTAATCCCTTGCTAACCTTGTTTGCACAAAGGCAAATATGGCAAACAGGAATGCATACCAAGAAAACATAAATGTAAATTTACGTTTGAGGTTTTCAGGTGCATTATCAAAAGTAGAAGTTCTTGCTGGAGAATAACATAATGTAGGTAACCAATCAACTAAAGGTTTTATAGGTTCTATATAACCTTTTTCTATCATTTCATCTAATACTTCAAACCTTCTTTGCATTTCTAGGCTGACGTTTTCAAAACTCATGGTAGTTATCTCCTAATATATACTGCTTCTGTGGATAAATTTTTAACCTATTTTGACAGTAAGTCAGGGAATGAAATCCCCAACTCACTTTCATTAGGGATTGCTTAATAGTTCTAAGTTTTTGATTAAACCATTTAACAATTCCATAAAACTAAGATTCCCTTGGGCCTCAAATAAACCAGAAGCCTTTCTTAAATCGCTAATAGCAGTTACTGGACTATTTAAAAGCATAAAGCAAAATCCACGAAACACATATACATAAGGGAAGTTAGAATCCATACCGATGAATGTGTCAAAATCAGTTTTAGCTGCTTGGATTCTACCTAGATTCATATAGGTTAATCCTCTAGCAAGATATAGACAAGGATTATTTGGTGATCCCTTTAAAGTCCTATTTAAATATCTGAGAGTTGCTTTGTCACTGTCAAAGTTCAAATTATTGAAACATTCAACCAATTTTATATTCCTAGGAATCGTGAATTCAGGAAACGCATTAGGTATCTCACTCACTCTTTGTGTCCCATACTCTTGGTTTTGAGCAAATGCTTTAGAGTTAATCCCTATGGTAGCCACAATCATCCCTACAGACACTAATCTTTTAATGTTCATTCTCATAACCTAAAATTTCATTAGTGTTATTAGGTATCTCCAACACATTTTTTCCAAAATTAGAAAATCCAGCTTGGTGTTAGAGATATCTAATGGTTATTCGCTTTTAAAACCCCACTTTTTTAGTCCTCAAACAAATATTAATCCTCAACTATATCCCTAAAGAAGGAGGTAGTAGCTTTTTCCCACCAGTTAAAACTATCCTCTAAATTTTTCCTGGATACACCATAATCTATGTTCACTACCATTTCCAAACAGGGATCCCCTTCTTCATCTAAATATCCCTTGCCATATCTTGTATCAGCATTCCATTTATTAATCTCAAGCAATGTTCTAGATATATTATCTTTCCTCCTTTCCCATCCCGCATAAAACAGTATATCATCGCAATCTTTACCGTCCACACATCCATAAAAGTAAATGATGTACTTGGTGTCTTTTATTGTCCCTGTAATCATTGGATCCCCTTGTCTATCCTTTCCTATAGATGCAGGGCCATATTGCTTGGCTATACTTAGTATTGTATATGGCATAGTGGCATCAAGCAGCCCAGAACCAGAGCTAGTTTGTGCCAAAACGGGCGATAATTTAGGAATAAAGCAATCAGTGGTTAAAATTCCAGATACAGCAAGAGCGCAAGCAATAAAATTACGGGTTATGTACCTATTCATCAGAATTACACCTCTTTCTTGACCTCTAAATGGACATATGAAGAACCAGGTCTATTTTTTTCAGTAATCAGCATTTTTTAGACATAAATACAAATAATTGCGTTTAATTACTATTAAATGCTTCCATTGATACCCCTCAACTACAGGCGATCGCATAATTCTCAAAGACCAAATCATTATTTCGTGGTCTGACTAAGTGGGTGGGTGGAATTAAATATAAGATGAACCTAGGTTGGGTTGAAGTATGAAACCCAACGCCCCCATCCTACAATTGTGCCTCCCGACCTACATAGAAATTGCGCGCGGGTCTATATCAGTATATAAGCCGAATTATGCGACCATGCGAATTTGTAAGTAAGTGGGTGGAATTAAATATAAGATGAAGGTAGGTTGGGTTGAAGCATGAAACCCAACACCCCCATGGGTATCGTTACTCGACCCATCCTACAAATAATTGTGCCTCTCTACTTACTGGCATTCCATAAGATTATAGTCAGACGGTAGTCCGAAAATCTCTGAAAAATTTTTAAAAATTTCCTTCAAAAGTTTTCTACTCAGATCTATATAAATTTAGAAGTCAAAAATCACTGGGAATAACCTAGGTGAAAAAAAGGACTTACCCGGCAAAAACCTGATTTGCAACCTGGCACTGTCTGGGAATCTAGCTGTTGAGTTAGATAAATCCGGTCTGACTCCGAAAATACGCCCGAATATTTTCGTCCAATTCTGCAAAATAGTCCTTCAAAAAGCGAAGAGCTAATAGAAGAAACCATGGGTGGGGAATAAACTCAAAAAAAAGTTGAGATTTTCAAAAAAACCACCCGCTAGAAACCGATAAGCTAATAGTTACCAGGAGATGTAAGAGATGAAGATTAAAGAAACATTAGTGAGCCTAATTCTCGTCGGTGGAGCTATGACTATAGGTTCCCAAGCCATAGCCGAAGATTTCTCCAGCATTAAAAATAGTTCCCCACTAAATGCATCATCTCAATTATGGCAAACTAATAACCCAGGGGTGAACAATTTCAATGGTTACGGGCAGTTCACACAACTCGGCTTATCCAGGTATACCCAAGATGGAATCCCATATAAGATACAAAACGTGCAGGTATCTTCAAGTGACGTTTGTGAATATATTAACATGGCAATTTCTGCCTTTGGTTCTGGTGATTTCCAAAAGGCAAAGATGATACTTGATGTGGTTGTTGAGCTTGACCCTAACACTAGTTATGCCTATGTTCTCCGAGGCTTATCATTCCTCATGCTAGAGAGTCCAAAATCTGCTCTGACCAACTTAGAAAAAGGTGTCAGCTTACTCATTCGAGAAGATGATTCAGAATCTCAATACCTAGCAGAGATGGTAAATAACCTAATTCCAATGGTTAAACTTCTTTACTCCTTATAGGTTCAGTCTAATAATTCTAGCCAAATCAATCAGTAAAAATTTGTGTCTTAAATTTGACTGAAGCTGAGTGATTGTGCTAAACTGGGCGGGATTATTCTCTTTGCAGAATAATTCTGCTCAATTATCCTAGTTTTGAGGGGAAACCATAGATAATGACACTTGAAGAATTCATTCAAATCCTTGCCGAACACCAGCTGTCAAAATATATCCGCAGTCAAGAAGCATTAATTAGAAGAGCCAAGCAAACAGGTAGAATGTCATACCAGGAGAGACTAATCTATATACGGCAAGCACAGGCAGCAATTCAAGATTTAAAGCAGATACTTTCCAATAGAAACATGTGTGAAAGATTGCTAGTCTACACTCAGAAGCAAAGCTCAGCTGACCAGGTAGAAACAATAGATTGGATTCTGAGGATGATAGAGTTATCTGATGGAATATACGGCAAAATTTCATTTAGCTCAGATAGCTCAGATATTTACCAAGAAGGTCTGCAAAGAACTAGAATCTGGTTCTTCGATAGATTTGTTGAGAACTATAATCCACAAGTATCATCCATTCTCACTTGGTTTAATAAAAATTTAGATTATAAATTTCGCGATCTAAGGAGAGAGAGAGAGAGAGAACCACAGAGTCTTGATGACACAACAAGAATCGGTCCCCCTCATATACCAAGTCCTGAAAACCGAAATTTTGTAGAGGAGATTGAAGCTATGCTTGAATCACTAGAAAATTGCCTAAACTCGCCAAATAGTAACTGTCCAAGATCCTGTATTCGCAACGCTCCTCATGCTAATTGCAATTCTGTAATTAGAAGCATCTTAAACTTATTATTAGCAGGAGAAGTGGAAAAATTGGGCCCAGTATGGGATACCTTATCCCGGAAATATGAAGTGTCTTCCTATTCTATGAAACAATTTATTAGGAAGGAATGCTTTACTTGCTTCAAGAGATTAACTGAGTGATATCTTAAACAGATATTTAGGTTTGAAAAAAGATAAATATCTACCAAATATCGAAACCGATGCCAAGCACAACAAGAATCTAAAAAGGTGAGGAAGGAATTAAGTATGACAAACTCAATTAGTATTGAATTAACCGATGAATACCGCCAACAGGCTTATGTATTTGCTCGAAAACAAAGAAACCAAAAGCGAGCAGAAGAAGTATATAGAAACACCCTAGTAGTTTTAGCTACTAAGAACTTTTTGGATATTTTAGGGATTAATAATGACTTATCCAAAGGCTTCTCCTGGAACTTTTTAGGACAGCAAATAGGTGATATTGCAGATTTATACTTACCAGATTTTAAGCAATCTATAGAATGCCGAGTTATCCGCAAGACAGAAAGCAAATGTCATATTCCCCAAGAGGTTCAATCAGATAGATTAGGATATCTATTCATAGAGTTAGACGACTCCTATGAAACGGCAGAAATTATAGGGTTTGTTCCTCAAGTTTCTGTTTCAGAATTACCAAGGAGTTATTTTCAAGGTCTTGACCTCTTTCTAGAACATTTGGATAAAGTTTCTGGCAAAT from Cylindrospermopsis curvispora GIHE-G1 harbors:
- the psbA gene encoding photosystem II q(b) protein codes for the protein MTTAIQQRQSANVWDRFCEFITSTNNRLYIGWFGVLMIPTLLAATTCFIIAFIAAPPVDIDGIREPVAGSLMYGNNIISGAVVPSSNAIGLHFYPIWEAASLDEWLYNGGPYQLVIFHFLIGVACYLGREWELSFRLGMRPWICVAFSAPLAAATAVFLIYPIGQGSFSDGMPLGISGTFNFMIVFQAEHNILMHPFHMLGVAGVFGGSLFSAMHGSLVTSSLVRETTETESQNYGYKFGQEEETYNIVAAHGYFGRLIFQYASFNNSRSLHFFLAAWPVVGIWFTALGVSTMAFNLNGFNFNQSIIDSQGRVIGTWADVINRANLGMEVMHERNAHNFPLDLAAGEVAPVALTAPAING
- a CDS encoding Uma2 family endonuclease encodes the protein MATLLSESKSQTGLVISWEALPDDFQLEDEPVDNTAQPLLAGALCESLEISGFIEPQMLIAFNFALCATLNAQFIAKAPDWLYIPSVKEILPGRKSYTPHLEGDIPAVVMEFLSDKEGGEYSFKRTYPPGKWFFYEQILQVPIYIIFDPDGGLIEYYQLENERYELKQPDENGRHWIKSMGLFLGTWQGTKEGRTGYWLRWWDKTGNLLPWSLELIEQERQRAEQERQRAEQERQRAEQERQRAEQEHQRAEQEHQRAEQERQEKERLIAYLRSQGVDPNNLPNHAG
- a CDS encoding Uma2 family endonuclease, translated to MATLLSESKSQTGLVISWEALPDDFQLEDEPVDNTGQPLLAGALCESLEISGFIEPQMLIAVNFALCATLNAQFIAKAPDWLYIPSVKEILPGRKSYTPHLEGDIPAVVMEFLSDKEGGEYSFKRTYPPGKWFFYEQILQVPIYIIFDPDGGLIEYYQLENERYELKQPDENGRHWIKSMGLFLGTWQGTKEGRTGYWLRWWDKTGNLLPWSLELIEQERQRAEQERQRAEQERQRAEQEHQRAEQERQEKERLIAYLRSQGIDPHNLPNHAG
- a CDS encoding YbjN domain-containing protein gives rise to the protein MNRYITRNFIACALAVSGILTTDCFIPKLSPVLAQTSSGSGLLDATMPYTILSIAKQYGPASIGKDRQGDPMITGTIKDTKYIIYFYGCVDGKDCDDILFYAGWERRKDNISRTLLEINKWNADTRYGKGYLDEEGDPCLEMVVNIDYGVSRKNLEDSFNWWEKATTSFFRDIVED
- a CDS encoding Uma2 family endonuclease, producing MATLLSESKSQTGLVISWEALPDDFQLEDEPVDNTGQPLLAGALCESLEISGFIEPQMLIAVNFALCATLNAQFIAKAPDWLYIPSVKEILPGRKSYTPHLEGDIPAVVMEFLSDKEGGEYSFKRTYPPGKWFFYEQILQVPIYIIFDPDGGLIEYYQLENERYELKQPDENGRHWIKSMGLFLGTWQGTKEGRTGYWLRWWDKTGNLLPWSLELIEQERQRAEQERQRAEQEHQRAEQERQRAEQEHQRAEQERQRAEQEHQRAEQEHQEKERLIAYLRSQGVDPNNLPNHAG
- a CDS encoding tetratricopeptide repeat protein; this encodes MNIKRLVSVGMIVATIGINSKAFAQNQEYGTQRVSEIPNAFPEFTIPRNIKLVECFNNLNFDSDKATLRYLNRTLKGSPNNPCLYLARGLTYMNLGRIQAAKTDFDTFIGMDSNFPYVYVFRGFCFMLLNSPVTAISDLRKASGLFEAQGNLSFMELLNGLIKNLELLSNP
- a CDS encoding AAA-like domain-containing protein; this translates as MPKHFNTAGPCKANIHYMLSPTARLPDLKALIDGENYFIIHAPRQVGKTTAMIALAQELTDSGEYTAIMLSVEVGAGFSHNPQQAEQVILEEWKQAIKFYLPKELQPSYWPERGADSGIGKTLSEWSGQSPRPLVIFLDEIDSLTDEALIFILRQLRSGFPRRPQGFPHSVGLIGMRDVRDYKVKSGGSERLNTSSPFNIKAESLTLSNFTLSEVEELYLQHTQATGQVFTTEGIQQSFYLTDGQPWLVNALARQATQVLVKDLTQPITAEVINQAKENLIQRQDTHLDSLAERLREERVKTIIEPILAGEDLPDVPQDDIRYVLDLGLCRDRGHGLEIANPIYQEVLPLVLSYTTRVSIGVIEPRWLNEQGELLPDELLEAFLEFWRQHGEPLLKSAPYHEIAPHLVLMAFLHRVVNGGGTLEREYAIGSGRMDICLRYGKVVMGIELKVRKEKLDPLTQGLIQLDKYLDGLGLDTGWLVIFDRRPGLPPMGERISTEEAISPGGRTITVIRS
- a CDS encoding Uma2 family endonuclease, which produces MATLLSESKSQTGLVISWEALPDDFQLEDEPVDNTGQPLLAGALCESLEISGFIEPQMLIAVNFALCATLNAQFIAKAPDWLYIPSVKEILPGRKSYTPHLEGDIPAVVMEFLSDKEGGEYSFKRTYPPGKWFFYEQILQVPIYIIFDPDGGLIEYYQLENERYELKQPDENGRHWIKSMGLFLGTWQGTKEGRTGYWLRWWDKTGNLLPWSLELIEQERQRAEQERQRAEQEHQRAEQERQRAEQERQRAEQERQEKERLIAYLRSQGVDPNNLPNHAG
- a CDS encoding pentapeptide repeat-containing protein; this encodes MECDLTGANLRNADLDSANLDRADLTGADLRNAALRNADLRLANLDDADLEGADLEGANLEAAHLWHARLRCADLKGANLVDADLEGADLEGADLEGADLEAANLTGTNITGANITCDRTF